The genomic stretch GCCCCTAAAGAAAGTGCTAAATTAGCAAAACCAGAAACTCAGCTTAAACCTGCAAGCGAAACTCCTACTATGAGAATGAAGCTTTTAGATGATATAGATGATTATGAGAAGAAACTTGTAATTACTTATGGTTTTGATAATATGCCAGAAAATACATACTATTCTAAATATAAAAGAATATTAAGAAATGCTGCAAGGATAAGTTTATTCGGCAATCTGCAGGAAGGTCTTGAAATGTTCAAACTTATAAGAGATCAGAATATACCTGATGAATACAAACAAATGATAGATAAAAATATACAAGACATTACTTACTATTTAAGAGGTCTTCATAGAGTAAGAATGGAATAGCATACAAAAATATTTGGGATATAAAAAATAGTAATGAAAAAAATTATAAAAATTGTATTAATAATATTGATAATACCTATTATCTTTTCCTGTTCTAAAAAGAAAATATATGACAGAGAAATAGAAGCTCTTTATGATAAAAGCGATAATTCATATACTATTTCTTACCCAGAATATAATAAACAATATCCTAAATACATATCATTAAAATATGGTAAATCAGTAAAAATACAAAACGGCATAATATTAACTTATAATATAGACACAGACAATATACCTATACAATTAAATATAGAAGTAAATGAAAATAATATAAAAAAAACATTTAATATAGAAAATCCATTAGTTAATAGAAATATAAACCTTACAATATATGCCACTAATTTTAATCCTCCTTTAGAAAAAGATAAAATTGATGAACTTTCTGTAAGTATAAAAAGTATAGGTAATACTGACACTAAAGACACAGTAAAGATTGCAATAGCAGAAAATGAAGATAAAAGAGTTTCCAGAGAAAATATAGCATTAATACTTCCAGAGAGCGGACATATAGCTAAAAGTAATCCCCCTTTTATAATGGTAAATAAAAGAACTACTTTTACAAGAATATCAGTATCAAAAGAGCTTTCTTTTTCTTCACGTTATGAATATACATTAAGAAATAACAGCTTCTTTTCTATGACAAATCAATTAGAAAACGGTAAATGGTATATAGCATTCGATGAAAACGGAGATACAAACTTAAGAAGAATATATCATTTCTTTATAGATGACAGCAGTACAAAGATTATACCAATAACAAATAAAACATTTAATATAAAAAGACCATTTGTATTTATAGACAAACAAACATTTGATGTTTTATACAATTTACTATACAGACAAAACCGTCTTCAAGCATCTACTCTGCTTAGAAATATAAATGCATTCAAATTATACACATCTGCCAGTATGGGAAAATGGTCAGTTAATAATATATCGTACACAAATACTGATGATACTAATAAACTAAACTTTGAAGATCTTCCTTCTCATGCTATGCTTATGTCATTAAAAGCGGCATTTGAACCTAATAATAATTTATTAAAATATGAAATTAAACAGATGATAAGAGATATAGTAAATATAGATGAAGCAAATATACCAAATTATAAAGAAACAGATGCTGTTACTATATTGGCTAATTCTCTTCTTATGCCTTTTGATTTAATGTATGATGAATTTTCTCCAGAAGAAATAGTCTTAATGAAGCAGGAGTTTATTAAATACGGTGAGATTCTTTATAATTATATAATTGAAAATCCTTCAGAATATAGAAAAAAAGACACTATAAAATACGCTTCAGCATTGGGATTAATAGCTATAAACATGCTGAACGAAAATGTTAATCAGGATCAAATTAGAAATTGGCATTATTTTGCTATGAATTACATTAACGGAATGATATTTTCTATGTTTGAAAAAGACGGCAGTTTTAAATCTTCTATAAGCGAAGCATTTGATACTATTCTTCCTATACTTACATATGCATTATCATTAAAAAACGTAGGTATATTTGATGCTTTCAGTTTAGAATCATTTCAAAATATAGGAAAATATTTATCAATAGTAGGATATCCTTCCGGATACACATTGCCTATAGGATACACTGCCATAGATAACAGAAGCAGATTGAGATTTGATACAGGTGCTAGAAGTGCTGTTATGGAGCTTTTAAGTAAAATGTATGCAAATCCATTATATAAAAATTATGCTGTATTTGCACAAAGTGAAGCTGTAAATTTAAGATATCTGCCTTATGTATTAATGTGGAATAATTATTATCTTAGAGACAATGTGCCTTCTAATCCTGAATTTCAATATGAAACATTACTCTTAAAAAAAATACAAACTGCTATATATAATGAAAATATAAAAACTTTTAACTCACCTTATTTAGCAGTATATGCAAAAGGAAGAAATGCTGACAGTTCTTTCGGGCTTGATCATAATGATAGAATGAGTTTTGTTTATTATAATTATGGGGATTCTATAATTGATGAATTAGGATATAACTTTGATACTAATAATTATGAATTATTTAAAGATGCTGATTTTCATAATGGTATATCTATAGATAATGAAAAAATAGAAGAAAATACTGGAAGCTATTCATATATAGAAAGTATGACAAATTACTACAAAATGTTTTATGCTCATGCCAAAGCAAATCAGCAGTATACTTATTCTATAAATCTAAAAAATTATAACAGAAGATTTTATTATTTAAAGCCTAATATCTTAATAATAAAAGAAGATATTGAAGCTTTGCCCGATATCACTAGAGAATATCATGTTTACGGGTATAAATATAAATGGGCATTTAATTCAAAACTTCCTATGGTGCTTGAAAATAATAAGTTCATTATAGAAGGGAATTATTCATCTACATATGTGGAAGTATTATCTCAAAATGAATTGGAGTATAAAGTTATTCAAACTAATATCGGAAATAATATATTATACAGAGCAGAAGTTTCTACAAAAGAAAATATTAAAAGATTTGAGCCTTGGGTAATAGTATCGACAATGCCTAAAAATAATGTTCCCATAGCTATGAGAAGAAATATTCTAAATACTAATATTACTGTAAACAGCTTTACAAGCACAAATTTAAACTTTAAAGCAGGATACAAAGATTATAATATAAACATAGAAAACTACAAAAATACTTCAGATAATACAAATAAAATAAACAATATAGTATATACAGAAAATAGGGAAAGTGTTATAATAAGTTCATATTAATGAAGGACTTATTTATGAATATATATATTGCTAATTCATATAAAGACTATATTGATTTTACAGCTAAACATATTCTGCACTTTTTAGAAAAGAAACAGGAAAAAAAAGAAAAATTATATATATCCGTTTCAAGCGAATATGATACAAAAGATATTTATAAATCTATAATAGAAAATATTAAATTTTACAAAATAAATTTCAAAAATATATTTATATTTCAGCAGTCAGAATATATAGGACTTTCCCCCACTGATAAAAACAGCAAAGCATATTTTTTGAAAGAAAATCTTATATCAAAATTAAACATACCAGAAGAAAATGTTTTCTTATTTGACGGAAAAGGCGATGAATCTCAAATGTATAAACAGCTTGAAATTATTAAAAAAATAGGAAGATTTGATGTTATATGGTATTCTCTTACAGCAGATTCTACTTCTGCAGGCAATGAGAGAATGTCATCATTATCATCACTATTTAGAATAAAAACTTTAAGCGAGCATTCCATAAGCGAAATAAAAAAAAGATTTCCAGAAGATAAAGAAGTACCTACTACAGTATTCAGCATGGGTATGGGATTTATAGATATTGTAGATACAGTTTTACTTACATCATCTGGTATAGAAAAATCCTGCTCTTTGCGTGATTGTTTGGAATATGGAATAAGTAATTCTTCGCCTTTAAGCAAATTACAAAAACATAGTGATGTTACTGTAATAGCTGATTATGAATCCTCTTTAAGACTTTCGAGCCAAACTGTATTTATGAAAATAGAAAAGAATATAAAATAAGGAGAATAGATATATGAGAATAATTATTACAAATGAAAGCGTTTATGAATGGGCTGCTTACTACACTGTAAAATGTATATTAGATTATTCGGAAACTGATAAGCCTTTCGTATTATCTTTTCCTTTAAGATATGTTAATAAAGCATATTATCAAAAGCTATTATCTTTTTATAATGACAATATAGTATCATTTAAAAATATACATATAGTTTCATCTGGAGAATATATAGACTCAGACATATCACAGAAATATTTAGAGGATAATTTCTTAAAGTTTATAGATATACCTAAAGAGAATGTGCATTTATTTGACAGTAATGTGGCAAACAGAAAAGAAGAAGCTAAAAGAATGGCTAATTTGATAAAAGAATTAGGAAATATAACATTATTAATAGATACATTAGCAGAAGACGGAAGTTTTCTTCTTAACACTCCAAGCTCTTCATTAGAAGGAAGTGTAAGAGATAAAAAAATAAGCGAGATAATAAGAAGCTATGAATCAAAAAAGTTTAATATGCCTATAGAGATGTTTCCTAGAGAAGGGTTTACTCTAGGATTTGAAGAGGCTTTTAATGCTAAATATGTACTTGTAATGGCTAGCGGTTATGAAGTGTCCGATGCTTTAGCTCATTGTGTAGAAGGGGCGATTACTCAGTTCTACCCTACTTCTGTACTTCAGGAACATAAAAAACTTATAATTGTAGCCGATGAAGAGTCCAGCAGCGATTTAAAAGTAAAAACTTATAAATATGCTAAAAGTTTGGAAAGCAAAAGTCTTCACCCTAAAGAACTTATTAAGGGGCTTTATAAATCTTATTATGCTCTTACAAACATTAAAATATTTGACGGCGAAAAGTTTATAGACGGACATTGTATTGTTATAGAAAATAATGTTATAAAAAGCGTTGAAAAAGAAATAGATGTTGATGCTGTTATTACAAGAATAGATTTAGGAGGAAAAATAGTTGCTCCCGGATATATAGACTTGCAGGTTAATGGTATAGGAGGATATGATATTAATGCCTCTCCTACTGTTGAAACATTAAAAAATATGAATGAAGTTTGTCAAAGATATGGCTGTACTTCATACTTACCTACAGTCATTACAAACAGTGATGAATACATGATAAAAATTATAGACTTATTCAATAATATAGAAGATTTATCTGTAATGGGGGTACTTGGAATACATTTTGAAGGTCCTTATATATCGCATGAAAAAAGAGGCATACACAATGAAAAGTTTATAAGAGAGCCTAATATAGATATGATAAAAAAAATCAATGCTTCAAAATGTGTAATGGTTACTGTAGCACCTGAAATGGTAAATGGAGAAGTTATAGAGGCATTTGCTATGGGAGGAAAAGTAGTATCGGTAGGACATACCAACGGCACATACAATGAAATAAAAGAAAAAATACCTTATGGAATAACTTTTGCCACACACTTATTTAATGCTATGCGTCCTTGGGGTTCAAGAGAGCCGGGTGCTGTCGGAGCGGTACTTGAAACTAAAGATATGTACGCAGGTTTAATATGCGACGGAGTACATTGCGATTTTGCTTCAGTAGAGCTTGCATACAAATTAAAAACAGGGCATATATGTATAGTTACTGATGCTATAGCTCCTGCTGCTGCACCAGAAATAAAAGAATATATTTGGGCTGGTAAAAAAATACATAGAGACGGCAACAGACTTATTGATGATAACGGTACTTTGGGCGGCTCTTCAATTACTATGAGTCAGTCTGTAAGAAATGTAGTTAATCATGTAGGTGCTGCTGTAGAAGAGGCTTTGAAAATGGCTTCGCTTTATCCTGCTAAAGTTATGGGCATAGATGACAAATACGGCAGAATAAAAGAAGGATATATTGCGGACTTAGTTATACTAGATGAAAACCTAATAGTAAAAGGTGTGGTGTTTAAAGGAAATTACAAAGAGTATAATTATGACCATGAATGGGTAACACATGCTTAAACTTTTAATTTAAACAAGTAAATTTTAAAAGGCTTTGATTAAATATATTTTAGTTAAAGCCTTTTATTTACAAAAAGTCAATAGCCGAAATTTCACTTTCTATAATCAATGATTTATGCAAAACCTGTATAATCTTCTGAAAATACGAGTAATCAATATCTTCGCCTTTATGAGATTTTAAATATTTATCCAATACCTGATATCCGCCAATTTTATACAGCCAAACTTCTTTTGATACATTATCAAAATAAAGACTTTTGTTTATAAATAGCCTGTTTTCTTTTTCATTGTAAAGAGGCTTTTCTATTTTGTTGTTTTTATCATCTTTGTATAAACCCTCTCCTATATCAGCATTCAAATCATTATCTTTCATCAAATGAAGATTATACAATTTAGTACCTAGTGAGCTTAATTTTATAAATATATCCTTAGAATCCGTAAAAGGAATTTTAGGAAAATCTATTTTTAGGAAATCAATATATTTAGTTCTGTAAGTTTTGTGAAACAGCACAGCATAAATATAGCCTAGTATATCTTCAGGCGAAAAATTATAATCATATTTTTTATCAATGAAATTTCTAAAATTAACAGTAAAATTTTCTATCTTGTATGAATTTTCAAATGGATTTTCTTCATACTGCTCAAATAAATCTCCAACATTATAATTTTCAGCTTGAATAGCTTTTTTAGCACTAGGAGTATTGTATAAATATAGAGGAGCAAGAAAATCTCCACCCTGCATACCAGGAGATGACCAACTCCTAAAATCTATTATTTTATTAGTAATAAATCCTTGACCGCTATCTAAAAAAGAAAATCCCCTTTTAAATACTATACCTATATTATCATAATCTTTCGAAAAATGCTCCATTATATCTTTTCTTGCTCTTTCTATTTTATCAGTATCATAATACACAAATCTTTTATCAAAAGGACGGTAATTTATAGTTTCTATAAAAGAACTATTAAATTCATTATAATAATTTTTAACTTGCTCTTCCAATTTTTCTTTGTTTAAACCTATTAATACAGAATCCTTTGATGTTACTATGCCAACATTATAAAGTCTAAACATATCTTTTACACTATAAAAATTATCATACTCTTCGCGTAATTCTTCATCTTGTTTGACAAACAAAAAGAAAGGCTCTTTATATTCTAATTTATGCCACTCTATACTTTTTATATTATTATCAAGAAGAAAATTATATTTATATTCTCTCTTTCCGTACAAATCATAATAATATACATTAGCATAATCACTGCCATGCTTATAATATGACGGATTTAATTTACTATCTTCAACTCTTTTATCTTTTATTTTTTGACTATGCTTTACAAATATATTTATACTCACGCCCTGCATTATGTCAAATACATTTTCATCTTTGCTGCCGTCTGGACATACTTCTTTTTTTCTGGTATTGCCATGCAAATTTACAATATATATTTCATCAAAACTTTTTAATAAGCTGTAACGCATACCTCTGAAAGTAGGATTATCCAAAAATGAGTTATTAGAAATAAAGCCGAATATTCCGCCTGCCTTTTGATTATCTATTTTCTGCTGTGCAAATCTTATAAACTTCACATAATCATCAAGAAGCCATTTAGGATTTTTCTCTTTTTCTACTTTACCGTTTCTTGTGATAGCCAAGGGAGGAGATTCCAATCCGTCTTTATATTCTTTTCTTACCTCTTCCTCAAATATACCTTTATTGGCACTTGCTCCGCTGTATGGAGGATTGCCTGTTATTATAAGAATCTCTTTTTCTTTTGTTTTCTGTGCGAGATTCATCTCTTCATTAAGCTCTTCAAATATATTATTTTTCCCTTTGCTCTCATCTAAATCTATATTTTCTAAAGTGTTGGTTAAAAATATATTTAATCTCTCATCATCTTCTAAATTATAATTAAACTCTTCTTTAAGTGTTTGAGATATTTTAAGATGTGCTATTGTATACGGTGCTATCATAAACTCAAAGCCGTAAAATTTATTTATTAATTCTTTAGGATTATATTTAACAGAGTTTTTTTGATAATATGATAAAGCTTTTCTAAAAGAATCAAGTAAAAATGTACCTGTTCCCGCAGCAAAATCCAAAAGAGTTATATTAGTTTCTTTTTCTAATGCATCGCCTAAACCTTTATTTTTATTAAAATACTCTTTTAAAACTATATCTATAGAATCAATAATAAAATTAACTACGCTTTGAGGA from Brachyspira murdochii DSM 12563 encodes the following:
- a CDS encoding sugar phosphate isomerase family, which produces MNIYIANSYKDYIDFTAKHILHFLEKKQEKKEKLYISVSSEYDTKDIYKSIIENIKFYKINFKNIFIFQQSEYIGLSPTDKNSKAYFLKENLISKLNIPEENVFLFDGKGDESQMYKQLEIIKKIGRFDVIWYSLTADSTSAGNERMSSLSSLFRIKTLSEHSISEIKKRFPEDKEVPTTVFSMGMGFIDIVDTVLLTSSGIEKSCSLRDCLEYGISNSSPLSKLQKHSDVTVIADYESSLRLSSQTVFMKIEKNIK
- the nagA gene encoding N-acetylglucosamine-6-phosphate deacetylase; translated protein: MRIIITNESVYEWAAYYTVKCILDYSETDKPFVLSFPLRYVNKAYYQKLLSFYNDNIVSFKNIHIVSSGEYIDSDISQKYLEDNFLKFIDIPKENVHLFDSNVANRKEEAKRMANLIKELGNITLLIDTLAEDGSFLLNTPSSSLEGSVRDKKISEIIRSYESKKFNMPIEMFPREGFTLGFEEAFNAKYVLVMASGYEVSDALAHCVEGAITQFYPTSVLQEHKKLIIVADEESSSDLKVKTYKYAKSLESKSLHPKELIKGLYKSYYALTNIKIFDGEKFIDGHCIVIENNVIKSVEKEIDVDAVITRIDLGGKIVAPGYIDLQVNGIGGYDINASPTVETLKNMNEVCQRYGCTSYLPTVITNSDEYMIKIIDLFNNIEDLSVMGVLGIHFEGPYISHEKRGIHNEKFIREPNIDMIKKINASKCVMVTVAPEMVNGEVIEAFAMGGKVVSVGHTNGTYNEIKEKIPYGITFATHLFNAMRPWGSREPGAVGAVLETKDMYAGLICDGVHCDFASVELAYKLKTGHICIVTDAIAPAAAPEIKEYIWAGKKIHRDGNRLIDDNGTLGGSSITMSQSVRNVVNHVGAAVEEALKMASLYPAKVMGIDDKYGRIKEGYIADLVILDENLIVKGVVFKGNYKEYNYDHEWVTHA
- a CDS encoding type ISP restriction/modification enzyme; this translates as MIKELYLYLESIKDITTEDKEHSYRASLESLLNAIKNNLNFNKINIKHEPNNDKEGRGAPDFLVTIDSLVLGYIENKRVNANLDEIIKSEQIKKYLLLSDNIIITDYLRFILIDENLNIIDEVRICELSEIKNYKKIKLEEVSKKLSDIFKIFFSREPKPINTALEFADALAMRTRILRDDLYELENNNHIERLYNIFKSTIYSQIGFADFCDNFAQTLTYSLFLARLNTNEKIDLYNVTKFIPKSFPLIRAMSKFLQDLEELNINDLKTIEWLLNEIINITNHINIVSIVEELNKYDNTVSQKDPYMHFYETFLYKYNPELRELRGVYYTPQSVVNFIIDSIDIVLKEYFNKNKGLGDALEKETNITLLDFAAGTGTFLLDSFRKALSYYQKNSVKYNPKELINKFYGFEFMIAPYTIAHLKISQTLKEEFNYNLEDDERLNIFLTNTLENIDLDESKGKNNIFEELNEEMNLAQKTKEKEILIITGNPPYSGASANKGIFEEEVRKEYKDGLESPPLAITRNGKVEKEKNPKWLLDDYVKFIRFAQQKIDNQKAGGIFGFISNNSFLDNPTFRGMRYSLLKSFDEIYIVNLHGNTRKKEVCPDGSKDENVFDIMQGVSINIFVKHSQKIKDKRVEDSKLNPSYYKHGSDYANVYYYDLYGKREYKYNFLLDNNIKSIEWHKLEYKEPFFLFVKQDEELREEYDNFYSVKDMFRLYNVGIVTSKDSVLIGLNKEKLEEQVKNYYNEFNSSFIETINYRPFDKRFVYYDTDKIERARKDIMEHFSKDYDNIGIVFKRGFSFLDSGQGFITNKIIDFRSWSSPGMQGGDFLAPLYLYNTPSAKKAIQAENYNVGDLFEQYEENPFENSYKIENFTVNFRNFIDKKYDYNFSPEDILGYIYAVLFHKTYRTKYIDFLKIDFPKIPFTDSKDIFIKLSSLGTKLYNLHLMKDNDLNADIGEGLYKDDKNNKIEKPLYNEKENRLFINKSLYFDNVSKEVWLYKIGGYQVLDKYLKSHKGEDIDYSYFQKIIQVLHKSLIIESEISAIDFL